DNA from Solanum stenotomum isolate F172 chromosome 3, ASM1918654v1, whole genome shotgun sequence:
ACCAACCTTCTTTTAATTATATGCACATTGTAGTTGTTAGTGTGCACAAAGATGACGATTAAAGGCTCATATTTATAGTTAGTTAGCATatgattaaataaaatgaataagatGATAGTGAATTATTCTCTCCCTTACATGTTAGTTatccatatttttaaaaatagttattccaaattatttatcaatttacaaaatcaagttagaattaattaaattctcCCTTtccttactatttttttttaaaaaaaatgaaacaagtttgtaaagttttaaagAAGTTTTTTAGGGGTAAATTGATAAAactattctttatatttttataattttttgaagcatgtaaaggaaaaaatgaacaaCTAATTTGCGATGAAGAAAGtaataaattagtaaaaacacGTGATAGTGAATAGAAAATTAtaacaaagcaaaaataaaaggatTTATCCTAGTATTAAATCTAGTGAATCTAAGTTCAAGAGAACCATAAGCCAAATAATAGATGGgcattaatttcttaaaataacaTAGTTGACTTATATCTATTTAGAAGCTCAAGGCCAACAACACTAATAATGAATCATATCCATATCAACATACACGTAACTTGTAAGCAATCGTCTTCAATTCTTGTGTTGAATGCTTGTTCAGCCGATTCAAAGTTTTTAGACGCAAAGGTAttagaatatttaaatttaatgatttgtaaaataataaaattctcaCACAATTAACTTTAGCTGCTTCTTGAAAcacaatatataataatatattcaactatATATGTGGCctttactgtttttttttcttctctagaTCTTATCGTATTACTGTTATTTTTTCAACTCTACAATATTTAACATCTTAAATCACCTtgaaaaaatagtgaaaaactATAAAAGAAGATTgatatatacaaaattacattTCTTATACGACAAAATATGTCGGCATGAATATATAAGATGGGACGTTAGAGAACAAGAGGTAACCATAATTAATGTGAATTATTGGTACATATTACATTAGAAAAACGTACAGCCTGTTCGTATTTGGTACACAGACGTACAGTTTGTTGctaaattttgttatattttgcataagctaacatacctttTACTTCCAATATGAGGTCAGAAAATTAgctttatatgtatttatattatatatatctagaatataaaaagaaaaagcaatCTAGCACAATAAgctgaaatttaaaatttaagtttttacGTTCTTGATTCGAAAAATATAGCTTACTAGGCTCTAttaaataaatgagtttttgtCAAACCTTAGCTTCCCCGCTAACGGTAGAATGAAGCAAAGGAAGGGAAGATTCTTGAACGAAAATATGTCGATCAACATAAGAGGACAATTTCATATTCGCCAGTGATAAACAAATcagttaattaataatatatgggagaaaattatttataaaattgttCAATGCATCTAGGCATACTATTGGCAGACATGATTGTTACTTATagttataaaaaacaaaaacaatatagCAAGTTGTTTCTGTACTATGCACACCAATTCTTGAAAATCATTACACACGTAAGGTAAtggaatttttttctttttattgttgtATCAGTCACCACATATTCTTTTGATCGTGTCTGAGAGGGCCGCTAAAAACAAGTCACGTTGTGTACACAAAAGCGTTATTATCCAAATTTTAATTACTTCATTCATCCTAATTTATACcatacttttcattttttgagagtcaaataatttaaatttaattcggaatttaattttatatatttataaataacgtaaaatgtactataagtcataataattgacaaatttatttatttaaaagattatataaaaaagtatacgatagaaaataaatttatttaaatctcaaaatataAAAGGTGCCTCATTACGAAGAGAGTGTTATTTTTTACGAGTTGCCATGTTAATATTGGGTCTACAACTTCCTAGTTTTTTCTTCGGAAACATCATTCATAGTCTTATGAGGTagggaaataaatatattagatTCCACTAAATATGTtactcattattattattgttattgccAACAATATACAAgtattaaaatttagaaaacatTATTTATCATCAAATTGATTGTCCGTATTTTAATGAATATGCATGTGTCCCCAAGTGGAAGGTGGCTAGGCAGTGACATACATTTTTTCCTaacaatatttattaatttgttatttgttgGAGAGAAATAATAGCCCCAATTTATATTGTCCTCTTTACCCAACAAAAAACGTTTACCTCTAAACTAAAATACACATGCAGTGATGAAATGTTCAAAGGACCAATAATAAATGTAGCAGGATTATATTGGACATATATCTGAAACAAAATTAACAAGGTCAAATTAGTGGCAATAAGGTTAAAAGACAAGTGGCCAAGtgatttctgtatatatttctAAGAGAATTTTAACAACGTCATTAATTGATTATCTGAATTTAACTTTATTAGTGAGAGTTTGATTTCATTGAAATGTAAATTGGGCGAGACGTGATTTGGGACCCGCTAAGATTTTGACCCCCATTTACCCTACCTTATTGTCAACCCTATGATTTCAGAAGCATATCatgcatatatattattttttggataagtGAAATTTAAGAATTAATTAGTTGTTAATGGTGCAAGTTGGGAAATTAGCTAAACTTTTCTTGTTGGGTAGATGATCAATTTCTCTAAATTACCACTTGTCCAATGGAatatatttaaaacattttattcaCTTTCGATCCTATATAACGTGAATCTTACACAATGTAGATACAATGTTTATTTTTGATTCTTAACACAAATCTTATAGTGTAGATacaatgtttattttaaaagttttttaagaaataaagtgaAAGTGATTGCCATTTATTTCGTAGTGTATCTTTCACATTATATTCTTTACTCCTTTGGCCCCTTCCAAGataaaaaggaggaaaaaacaTCAAGTTGTTGCCCTAGTAGAAACTATAATAATATTTCGATTTCATAAAGATATATAATGGAGATATTTAcctattaaaatatttggaaatttcACTGTTCTTTTGTACTCTTCATGGACCACTTACAATAATTTGTTTGTCCATATGAACTGATGAACTTGATAATTCTGATTTTAGTTTTGACATGTCATAAACTTAAGGACTTAAcatttttatatctttatttaGATTTGGTTCCTATTATTTTCCGATAAAATTAAACTCGTGTCTAATATTTAACTGATTTATATTAGGATATCATCTAACTTTGTAGTAACTTATGGATTTCACACTTCGATTTAACATTTTGTCATAAGATATATTTTcaattcataaaaaatgatcTCTAAGCCGTGGTTTAAAAAGTTCATATgttgtaagaaaataaaagcagTTATTTACTAAACATTCGTGGTTTAAAAAGTTCAAATgttgtaagaaaataaaatcagtTATTTACTAAACATTTGTGACACTAACAACAATTTCTGTAATTATCTATTTATCATGGATTGGGGAGAAATTAATGAGtaacattatattcaaatttaatccCCATTTTATCTGGGCTTGGGCAATAACGGATTTAGTCGTGCTTCAAATGTTAGTTATTCATGTGGGCCTGAGTTTACAGAATAATCGGCCCACTCTAATTGGACTGTTAGTTCACCGTTGTGGCCTTCCACATTTCTTTGCTGAAGTTAGGGTTGTTGCATAAAAATTCTACTTAATAATTTACtcgactcttcaaaaatgttgttgtATCTGTATCTGatctccaaaaatgcactactatGAAAGGATTCAACATCTATCCAGCaacattttaaaatagtctTAGCAGCGTAGATCGATACGACTACTCCTTTTTGACTTGTCGTCATATAAAGTTTAGAAACAAATAAGAGTAATGAATCATTTCCCATCCAACTTTGTAACACAAGGTAATTATATGGCCTATGACAATATCAACGCTAACTCACCTAAACAAATTATTATGAATGGTGGGTGATATTTGTCCCAAAAGAAATATCTAAAAATGTGCTATTATAGCTGGATTAATAAACAACTCGGAGTCATTTGATTGGTGAAATGGAACAAACAAGAATATCATAATCTTCTATGAAATTATTTATAGTCTTTTTTATGGGATGGTTAATTTCATCATTTGAGAGTTAAATAATCATTTTGATCCCACCAATCAAGTGGTCGCTTAGTAATGGACGAACATCAAAGAGACCACTCTAATGACTATGGTTTTGTCGCTTTTGAACATAATTTGCTTGCACGACTCAGAGTTTTGCCAAAGTAGtacatgattatttttttgtccTAAGCATTGTCCTATTTTGCCCATGCCAATGTCTTTGTTTTCTTCTAAAAGCTCATCTTATACTATTTTTTACTTTGCAACAGTGCAAAAGCACTCACACATCACCTAACCCAACTTTGCATTGACCAAAATCTCTTTAATATGCTTTTTACTCTCAATCTATTCCATGCACCCAAAAAAGCAGTCAAAATGAATCACCCCCATCCACTTTCTTTTCTGCCTATTCTTTTTCAGTATCTTTAAGAAACTAGAAGCAAAATCCGAATTTTAATTCTTCGAGGCAATTGACATTGCTATTATTCAAGGGTCATCCACAAATATGTCTCGAAAAGTAGTTAAACGTAAATAATGGTGTGGACCTAATACTAATGTACTCGGTCTAGCTCTCTCGATCTTTTGTGCCCTCTCTCTCGATGCTCAAACCCGAAACCTATATTATGAAGCAAGAAGAACATAGCCCCAATTTTATATTGCAACTCCTTAGGTTATATGTTCAAATTCAACTCTCACCCTCAACATAATGCAACATCCAACATTTGTACAAAGGTTTTTTCAACGTCATCAATATATTGCTATAAAGAAACCAAACATAAGATATGATATATGCTTCATCAAAACTCTAGACAAACGCAGCCAAAACTTCATGGCTGAAAGCAAACAACCAACTCCCAACTCTTCTTCACCTTTACAAACATCCTTGTCAACATACATATTAAACATTGTAGTTGCTTATCAACAGAGATAGatccatatatatattgttatacaTATACTGTTATCGAGATTCGGTAGCACGAAGAACACTTAATTCCCAAGCGTTTCTTCATCAAAGAGGCTCCTGCATTGTTACAACTATTGGACTTCTCACTTCATGCTTCCCATCTGACCAAACTATTGAGCCACTTTTCACTATGGAACTCCCTGGTGATAGCTTTAGTGCCTCTGCTTGTACTCTCACCAGAAAATTAAGCTTCTGTCCAACTCTTCTAAACGTCAGCTTCTCTGGCTCCACCGTCACCACCATACCCCTCGGTGGTTTCACAATCACGTGGTACACTGAATTGGGATCTCCGACGTTTGTCACAGTCCTAATGAAATGTGTGGACAACTTGTGCTTTCCATATTGTTGGAATACTGCTGAAAGCGAAGGGTAATTCAAATTCCCCACATGGCCTGCTCTTTTTGCCTTGCTACAATCTGAATACTTCCTTGTAACTACTTGAATATTCTTGGTTGTGTAATTGGAATTGCAGAGGAAATCGACGTAGTCATAGGAAGTTAGGTCGTAAATCAAACCAGGGTCCATTGCCTTTTGAGGGTGCACATGTCCTGCTCCAAAATCCATCACAGTCGACGAATTTCGAGTTGATTCATCCATCATAATTTGTCCCCTATTATCCACTGTATAGGCAGTTGTCATCAATGCTGATCTTATAGCTGCTGGGCTCCATCCCGGATGAGCTGCTTTCAACAATGCTCCTAGTCCAGATACATGTGGGCAAGCCATGGAGGTTCCTGATAAAATGTTGAACTCTGTTCGACGCGTATCCCATGGAAGCCCACTGGGTGCAACACCATCGGGCCAAGCTGCAAGGATGTTCACTCCAGGTGCAATCACGTCGGGCTTCAGAATTTCGGGTGACTCTGGGTTAGGTCCTCGGGCTGAAAATGATGCCACTACTGGTGCTGGCCGCACATTTAGAAGAGTACCTCTGAATAAAATGGTCGCCGTTGGCGGTGACTTGGACTTTGATGCTACCGATATGTACTTCCTTATCTCATCACCGGCAGAAGCCCCAACTGCCGTCGCTGGTAACACGTGGCAATCAGCTACTAAACCTTCACCATCGAATACTCCATTGGCTATTATCATCCCCATTCCACCAGCTTTCTTCACCACTAAGCCTTTTGCAGCTCTCGAATTGACGCCTCTGTCACACAATACGATTTTTCCCTGTACATAATTTGGGTTTAATGAACCTTCTAAACACAGTGAAGACGAATACCCATCGCTACCTTCACTTCCGGCGTAAATTAAGTGGTAAAGTCGGTGGGGAGTTAACGCCGGGCCACCATATATGCTCACTCCAGGAATTATCTTACCATTTCCAAGTTTGACGTCAGCAGGAAAATCACGGTCAATTGTTCCGGCACCAACATTGGTGACCCAAGGAGCGACATTGGTTACTGTGAGGCCTCCAGGTCCACCGTTTCCGGCGGAAGCAGAGACGAAGATTCCGGCATCGGTTGCAGCAAAGGCGGCAATGGCGATTGCGTCGAGGTTATAGGGAACAACAACTCCACCAACGCTAAGGGATATGACATGCACACCATCAGCAACGGCGGCGTCAAATGCAGCCAGGATGTCAGCGTCGTAGCAGCCTGAAGACCAGCAAACTTTGTAAGCAGCTAGACGAGCCTTTGGAGCCATCCCAGCAGCAACACCACGAGCGTAACCAAGAGTAGACGCCGGAAATACGTACCTCCCTGCCGCAATTGAAGCTGTATGAGTTCCATGACCATCCGAGTCTCTGGGAGATCGAAACTCCTTAGTTTCATTCATTTTCCCATTTGTAGCCTCATACCCACTGGAAAAATATCTCGCTCCAATCAATTTCCGATTGCATGAAGTCACCGGAAAGTCTCTGCCAGCCACACACTCCCCTTTCCATTTTGCCGGAACTGGACCAAGATCACGATCATGGAAGCTCTTCCTCTCAGGCCAGATCCCAGTATCAATTACTCCAATAACAAGGTCGGACCCATAATCTGATTCCTTGAGCAACCCAGCACTGTCTGCACTACTCAATCCAAGAAATTCAGGGGATCTCGTTGTTTGAACATGCCTAACTTGTTCAGGAATAACAGCCAAAACCCCATTAAAATCCTCAAGCTTCTGAGCATCCAAAGTCGACAATTTAACAGAAAACCCATGAAATACATTACTATAAGTGTGAATAATGCGATTAGCAGCAGCTTCACCAATTTCTAACGATTGGGTATCCGCAGAAAGAGATCTTAGAGCGGACTCGTACCAGTTCTCATGGGTCGGAAATATGGAAGGTTTAGTATCATGTTGGACGTGAACTATGAAAGTTCTAATTGGGTCATTTGCAGTTGATGAAACTGAGCCAGTGAATACTAAAAacgaaagacaaaagaaaagaaatgaagaaaacgCCATGAAAGAGGTGTCAATTGAGCAGAAAATAGGCGGCAATGGAGTGAAGTTtcataagaagaagaagagtgaaAGTGCAAGTGGTTATAGTGAAAGAAAGGGTAGTGTGGTAGTTTTAGTACACACACGACTGAGCTGGAGAAAATGAGTGGATGGATCTATTGGACCCAACTTAATTCATCATTTTAAAATACTCATATCTTATACTTCTTCGTATTCAAATTATTAGAATTtgtattaacaatttaaaatatattttgattataATCATAATTAACTATACAATTGaagctctttttttttaaggGTTTCTATTCAATGATTTATACCTATATCAACTGATTTAGATTCATGTTGAATAAGGTAATTTATGGTTAAGAGAGAAACACttttattcattatatcttATTCTTTGATTGTAAATGAACTAATGAAGTTAAAAACTTTATTACAAATCTtctactattattatttatatttaatttactttttcacttctattttatttggtaGGAGGAGTTGAGGACAATATAATACACAATAATTTACATTAAAAAGTTAGTGATTTTAACTTATTTGGGATTCTATATAGTAgtatttttaatatgaattcTTGAGATTTGCAACAGCGGGGGCCTGGTGTTTTGCTTGGACTTTAACGGCCTCTCATTTCTCTTGTGTTGATAGGGAATTTTATGTTGGTGTTGAATTATGTGGAACCCATAATACCTttgcatttttctttatatCAAAGAGACAACAAGTGTCCCCGACCTTTACAAAGAATAAGAGAAGTCAgtattaactttgaaatttattgacgtgtttctttttttatgacaCAAGCTGTAagttactttcttttcttttcaaaaactTACTTTGATATTACACACTTAGTTTTAAATTAAGTGACCTATTTTAacttgacaaaaaaattaagatagtaaataaatcttttaaattaaatgattaaatatatcaaaatttatggtaaaaaaatgctaaaaagaaaaagttaatttttttaaaacatactaaaaagaaaagtagatcaaataaattgaaaagaaaaaagtataatttacttggacaaagaataataaaaatactttaagtggaaattaattcttatttctttaggtaaataatttaattttcactCATCAggtaaataatttaatttatgtaatatcAGATCAATTCTCAATTAGGGaatgacattttatttttatattaacaCAAAGTCAGAGAAAGCACGTGAGGTGTATACTGTGACAATGAGACATGGTCGGCCAGGTCtcatttccatttaaataagaagaaaaagaaatatagatagatagataccAACAGAGATCTTGTTCCACTGTCTTTTTCCCTATATAGTTTGACACATCAATTGAAAAACAGTTTAATACCATTAATCATAGGGACTACTTTAACCAAATTACCCATAATCTTTTCTGTGAAAGAGTAATTAGTAGTAATTATGTACCTTCTTGGAGTAGTAAAGATgatattagaaaaagaaacctTCTAAATTAATAGaggttttttattattattaaaaatgaagTAGTAATAATTAAAGGACTTCAAGAGAAGAATATTGTTAGGATTGAAATGTTGAATCAAAgtgaaaaatgttgaattttattttttttggtttcacCAGAGAGTAAAAAGGACAGTCTGATGCATTAAGCTTATACTGTATATAGGGCATGTGAAAAGTTGAATCACAAGAGACTTTTTAATAACACAGAGACAACTTTATCAATTAAATGAAATTGTTTCTTTAAactgaaaagaaataaagagtCAAGTGAGGGCCCTCATAGAGTTTTGAATGCAATTATTTATGAACAAACATCATCATCAACATCACTATGTGGATTATTGACATATAGAATGGTTTCAAACATcaactttattttgttttaataggATCTAACTTTATGATTTTGAATGTTCTTATCTTTTAGCCTTTCGTAATGAGTATTGATAAACTCTTCATTCAAAATTAAAGCGCTCAATAAAATAGAGGTTCaatttttgagttttgtggAGAagcttctttcatttttatgcATCTTTTGCTCAAATATAGTGGCTGACATTGATAAGAAAATGATATCATACGTataatttaaccaaaaaaactagcttgaaagttaaaattttttaaaatcatatacataatgAAATAAATTGTCATGTCACCTACTGATGTAGACGGTAACGTCTCAGTATGTATAGGTCTGACAATTAAAAtgtgtataaaataatataggaaCCTAACATCGagtgagaaaaaaattgaattgagtgTACTCTGATCATGACCAGAAAAAAATAGACAACAATATTGTCTTTGCATAATCCTCACCAAAGTGAAACTCAACACATTTGATGATGCAATAAAACTTCCCCATAAATAATCCCTATACCTTCtagtaggggtgttcacgatttagataaaaaccgatccaaaccgataaaataaaaccgattttatttgggtttggtttggtttggttttagatttttgaaaacgatagtatttggtttgattatgattttatttggaaaaatccaaagaaataaccgaaccgaaccgttgaattatatacatatattttattaatatacatacttaatatattgtttttataaacaattataaagatcttatacatattttcattaaaatttctttataatttacttattgaaagcaaaaatgcccaagatgaaacatttatcttattgatttcatgtatatgagtgtctataacaattctttgtgggactgaaaatgttattgtctcttccttctaggccaatatagtgaattttaaagctttactgatagtaaatttagtgatcaaAAGTTCAGTAATtgaagtcattctaactatttttcgttttgaatgaattgttgtcacttttttcacattttaaatgaattgtttctttttatttttgtgtatggttaataaccgaataactgaaccaaaccaaaccgaaactaataatcaccaaaccgataaatgtatattatatttggtttggtttggttttgataattttaaaatcgattaagttgatttggttttgattttgaccaataactgatccaaaccaacccgtgaacacccctacctTCTAGCTTATGGGTCAATACTGACCAACAGAGGAAAGTGACTTTGGTCTCTTGGGAGAAAATCTAATTGCTAAAGAATTTGGTGATTTAAAAGTTTAATGTGGTAGAGAGTGAAATGTTGCAATTGTGTAGAAATTAGTGTGTGACAATTGGTTGAGAAAAAATGTGTGTTTTGGatgaaattgataaattgagtttatatgaaggaaaatacatatatttggaACCATTAGACTCCAAAATAATTGTAGTTGGTATTGAAGAAAATTGAATTCTACAAAGATAAAGATGACTAAATAGCATACCAATTGAAGAGTTAAGTTACTCTGACTTCAAATGACACATAATTAGTCACCAGAAACTTCAAATGACACATAATTAGTCACCAGAAACTTCAAATGAGAATTTCACAGACACTACACTGACTTGCAAGCAGACATACACTAAAAATTGTCCTGATCATA
Protein-coding regions in this window:
- the LOC125857470 gene encoding subtilisin-like protease SBT1.5 — protein: MAFSSFLFFCLSFLVFTGSVSSTANDPIRTFIVHVQHDTKPSIFPTHENWYESALRSLSADTQSLEIGEAAANRIIHTYSNVFHGFSVKLSTLDAQKLEDFNGVLAVIPEQVRHVQTTRSPEFLGLSSADSAGLLKESDYGSDLVIGVIDTGIWPERKSFHDRDLGPVPAKWKGECVAGRDFPVTSCNRKLIGARYFSSGYEATNGKMNETKEFRSPRDSDGHGTHTASIAAGRYVFPASTLGYARGVAAGMAPKARLAAYKVCWSSGCYDADILAAFDAAVADGVHVISLSVGGVVVPYNLDAIAIAAFAATDAGIFVSASAGNGGPGGLTVTNVAPWVTNVGAGTIDRDFPADVKLGNGKIIPGVSIYGGPALTPHRLYHLIYAGSEGSDGYSSSLCLEGSLNPNYVQGKIVLCDRGVNSRAAKGLVVKKAGGMGMIIANGVFDGEGLVADCHVLPATAVGASAGDEIRKYISVASKSKSPPTATILFRGTLLNVRPAPVVASFSARGPNPESPEILKPDVIAPGVNILAAWPDGVAPSGLPWDTRRTEFNILSGTSMACPHVSGLGALLKAAHPGWSPAAIRSALMTTAYTVDNRGQIMMDESTRNSSTVMDFGAGHVHPQKAMDPGLIYDLTSYDYVDFLCNSNYTTKNIQVVTRKYSDCSKAKRAGHVGNLNYPSLSAVFQQYGKHKLSTHFIRTVTNVGDPNSVYHVIVKPPRGMVVTVEPEKLTFRRVGQKLNFLVRVQAEALKLSPGSSIVKSGSIVWSDGKHEVRSPIVVTMQEPL